The following proteins come from a genomic window of Macadamia integrifolia cultivar HAES 741 chromosome 14, SCU_Mint_v3, whole genome shotgun sequence:
- the LOC122061990 gene encoding WRKY transcription factor 22-like, giving the protein MFVDMGDDWDLQAVVRGCYTTATSTTTTATSALATTSMEDPPYSSSCFPPPPPPLGDHQALCFPDLLENSTPLEELEALFKPFFPKMEPFSPQSSNPTSLLTHGGFTDQQKQKPQQQQEKQSPQCLTGPTTVVPATTTTSHSQTPRSKRRKNQQKRVVCQVPAEGISSDMWAWRKYGQKPIKGSPYPRGYYRCSSSKGCLARKQVERSRSDPGTIIITYTAEHNHPVPTHRNSLAGSTRHKFLTPQGSTPENEPGTPTNKPSCSSPVSTTGLSPTTPSTAAMEDELLQQSTQENREEEEEEMVMDNDEDDDILIPDMMMGDDFFEGLGELDGPTSGAALDDRFPDQVPATFPPPWFSHNATTAAGGS; this is encoded by the exons ATGTTTGTCGACATGGGAGACGATTGGGATCTTCAGGCGGTGGTGAGAGGCTGCTACACCAccgccacctccaccaccaccaccgctaCTTCAGCCCTCGCCACAACTTCCATGGAAGACCCTCCTTACTCCTCCTCTtgctttcctcctcctcctcctcctttgggTGACCACCAAGCCCTCTGTTTCCCCGATCTCCTTGAGAACTCAACGCCTCTTGAAGAATTAGAGGCGCTCTTCAAGCCTTTCTTCCCCAAGATGGAACCTTTCTCCCCACAGAGCAGCAACCCCACTTCCCTTCTCACCCATGGCGGATTCACAGACCAACAGAAACAGAAACCGCAGCAGCAGCAAGAAAAGCAGTCTCCCCAGTGTCTAACAGGGCCTACTACTGTTGTCCCTGCGACAACAACAACCAGTCATTCTCAGACCCCTCGATCGAAAAGAAG GAAGAATCAACAGAAGAGGGTAGTTTGCCAAGTACCGGCAGAAGGCATTTCTTCTGATATGTGGGCTTGGCGTAAATATGGCCAGAAACCCATCAAAGGATCACCTTATCCGAG GGGTTACTACAGGTGTAGCAGCTCAAAAGGGTGTTTAGCTAGAAAACAAGTGGAGCGGAGCCGCTCAGATCCGGGAACAATCATAATCACCTACACGGCGGAGCACAACCACCCAGTCCCCACCCACCGGAACTCTCTCGCTGGAAGTACTCGCCATAAGTTCCTCACTCCTCAAGGTTCCACACCAGAAAACGAACCCGGAACACCCACCAACAAACCATCTTGCTCTTCCCCTGTTTCGACTACAGGTCTCTCTCCAACGACTCCTTCAACTGCTGCCATGGAAGACGAGCTTCTGCAACAGTCGACGCAGGAGaacagagaggaagaagaggaagaaatggttATGGATAACGATGAAGACGACGATATTCTTATCCCTGATATGATGATGGGAGACGACTTCTTCGAGGGTCTTGGTGAACTCGACGGACCAACCAGCGGCGCCGCCTTGGATGACCGTTTTCCCGACCAAGTACCGGCTACTTTTCCGCCTCCTTGGTTTTCTCATAACGCCACCACCGCCGCTGGTGGCAGCTGA